One Micromonospora eburnea genomic region harbors:
- a CDS encoding ABC transporter substrate-binding protein, translating into MATPAFDSSVLTRRGVLAAAAGSLLLAGCGQRNRQPDDDPTGSGAPGGHELVIGASLELTGRGAALGVPQQRAMEITQEVLNLTGIPVGNLRRTVRLEIRDNRSDPREAARQATELAQRTQVHALVGGTSTETSMAIVEVAQKLQVPFLSLAAGDDIALPLAQRTYIYKLTPDAGDVARRMARLIESLGIRRVALLAAAGLYGDSGVRAVRGALRDVGVELVRTVRMPASGRSLTSVARRAATGEPDGVIVWSTAPDSGAAARELRRAGHRGLLFFDPGAVVEDTLSGPNAAAVEGAYAIHPSCIAVSTLTTTTTAELARRDFTYSYIQRHGTFSGFAPYASDALQLLAGAARSAGSVDRGRLRAYLQTQVTEGIAGGYAFAPIRHGGMERDSLGVYVVSQAAWTRYS; encoded by the coding sequence ATGGCAACACCGGCATTCGACTCCTCCGTGCTGACCCGTCGGGGCGTCCTCGCCGCCGCGGCCGGCAGTCTGCTGCTCGCCGGCTGTGGGCAGCGGAACCGACAACCGGACGACGACCCGACCGGCAGTGGCGCGCCCGGCGGCCACGAACTGGTGATCGGCGCCAGCCTGGAGCTGACCGGCAGGGGAGCCGCTCTCGGCGTGCCCCAGCAACGGGCCATGGAGATCACCCAAGAGGTCCTGAACCTCACCGGCATCCCGGTCGGCAACCTGCGGCGTACCGTCCGCCTGGAGATCCGGGACAACCGCAGCGACCCCCGGGAGGCAGCCCGGCAGGCCACCGAGCTGGCCCAGCGGACCCAGGTGCACGCACTGGTCGGCGGCACCTCCACCGAGACCTCGATGGCGATCGTCGAGGTCGCCCAGAAGCTCCAGGTGCCGTTCCTGTCGCTGGCAGCCGGGGACGACATCGCACTGCCGCTGGCTCAGCGCACGTACATCTACAAGCTCACCCCGGATGCCGGCGACGTGGCCCGCCGGATGGCCCGCCTGATCGAGTCGCTGGGCATCCGGCGGGTCGCCCTGCTGGCCGCCGCCGGGCTGTACGGCGACTCGGGCGTACGAGCGGTACGTGGCGCGCTGCGCGACGTCGGCGTGGAACTGGTGCGGACCGTCCGGATGCCCGCCTCGGGCCGGAGCCTCACCTCGGTCGCTCGGCGAGCCGCGACCGGTGAGCCGGACGGAGTGATCGTCTGGAGCACCGCCCCGGACTCCGGTGCAGCGGCCCGCGAACTGCGCCGGGCCGGTCACCGGGGGCTGCTCTTCTTCGACCCGGGGGCGGTCGTCGAGGACACCCTCTCCGGACCGAACGCCGCCGCTGTCGAGGGGGCGTACGCCATCCATCCGTCCTGCATCGCGGTCAGCACGCTGACCACGACCACCACCGCGGAGCTGGCCCGGCGCGACTTCACCTACAGCTACATCCAGCGGCACGGCACCTTCAGCGGCTTCGCCCCGTACGCCTCGGACGCGCTCCAGTTGCTCGCCGGGGCGGCCCGATCGGCGGGCAGCGTCGACCGTGGCCGGCTGCGGGCGTACCTCCAGACGCAGGTGACCGAGGGCATCGCTGGCGGGTACGCCTTCGCCCCGATCCGCCACGGCGGCATGGAACGCGACTCACTCGGCGTCTACGTGGTCAGCCAGGCTGCCTGGACCCGATACTCCTGA
- a CDS encoding transposase yields MALVRVYCGLASADPADRPDSAGSALTSAVVDDAGRLLHVCEIGDEPAGYAQLVALLVERSGGPSGAAIAADSDDHTVTSLLSAAGRPLAIADDDSVDDFAERFADDDSLEEMQAPPAVRRAVGLARALQAGALSAVTLPAPRDLAGFKQVLAAHAALASGRHSAAVALREVLRELYPAALRAYPDPAEPVSLAVLDALPEPSMLSGTVARGREVSVAADAVAAHLAAEGVADAETINDAVTALRVAIAETPRRATVNRALTAAVAETVRQAVSSVRACDAGCTALVSALSARVGTPTTVPGRRAAARRGESGGERPEPTNAGAGLRTVRPAEPEPVGRRSLPEPVSGPAAPASPRPLGPPPVAPSPVTPPPVAPAPITPAAAAGMPGSAPPSRPESAGAPMPQRVDGPTNRPVSAPPPPPPGMTPIAPAQRSKVPPAEAGEPFRPTLTTAAINKARAERQRTVIPPRPKTTPQEPPTGGFSATDLSVPVPAPRPVQEAAPPGSRANWPLVNNGDQDDRAAETPGGYPYGDRGGDPPTDPGTSRVTPPWLADDLPQEPPMLRLVEPPPLADRALRDELDPPTDPGLDTPSLRLVDRQPADRSGRPAAPHADLPGSPERLDHSSSARLTPRRDLEQPPAPKEHRPPPVSDEGDGDLLIFAQAKSAWFVGHGDDADLDWSSTADTGWQAAEQAARPAVGSETKAGLPKRVPQANLVPGSPLRDERPLRIVRNAASLAENTTGYFRGWRRGQEIGGFAVGGRPGREAAGGWDFSRDTGDRDDEREYEYRSAGYRS; encoded by the coding sequence GTGGCGCTCGTGCGCGTGTACTGCGGCCTGGCCTCGGCGGATCCGGCCGACCGGCCGGATTCGGCCGGTTCGGCGCTGACGTCCGCTGTGGTCGACGACGCAGGCCGTCTGCTGCATGTCTGCGAGATCGGCGACGAACCCGCTGGCTACGCCCAGCTGGTCGCGCTGCTCGTGGAGCGGTCGGGCGGACCGAGCGGTGCGGCCATCGCTGCCGACAGTGACGACCACACGGTCACCTCGCTGCTCAGCGCGGCCGGCCGGCCGCTGGCGATCGCGGACGACGACTCGGTCGACGACTTCGCCGAGCGCTTCGCCGACGACGACTCGCTGGAGGAGATGCAGGCCCCGCCGGCCGTGCGCCGGGCGGTCGGGCTGGCCCGGGCGTTGCAGGCCGGCGCCCTCTCCGCGGTCACCCTGCCGGCGCCCCGCGACCTCGCCGGTTTCAAGCAGGTCCTCGCCGCGCACGCCGCACTGGCCAGCGGGCGGCACTCCGCCGCGGTGGCGCTGCGCGAGGTGCTCCGCGAGCTCTACCCGGCCGCCCTCCGGGCCTACCCGGACCCGGCCGAGCCGGTCTCCCTGGCCGTCCTCGACGCGCTGCCGGAGCCCAGCATGCTCAGCGGCACGGTGGCCCGGGGCCGCGAGGTGTCGGTCGCGGCGGACGCCGTCGCCGCGCACCTGGCGGCCGAGGGCGTCGCCGACGCCGAAACCATCAACGACGCGGTGACCGCGCTGCGGGTCGCCATCGCCGAGACGCCCCGGCGGGCCACCGTCAACCGGGCGCTCACCGCCGCCGTCGCCGAGACGGTACGGCAGGCGGTCTCCTCCGTGCGGGCCTGCGACGCCGGCTGCACGGCGCTGGTGAGCGCGCTCAGCGCCCGGGTCGGCACCCCCACCACGGTGCCCGGCCGCCGGGCCGCCGCCCGGCGCGGCGAGTCGGGCGGCGAGCGGCCCGAGCCCACCAACGCCGGCGCCGGTCTGCGGACGGTCCGGCCGGCGGAGCCCGAGCCGGTGGGCCGGCGCAGCCTTCCGGAGCCGGTCTCCGGACCGGCCGCCCCGGCGTCGCCTCGACCGCTCGGCCCACCTCCGGTCGCCCCGTCACCGGTCACGCCGCCGCCCGTCGCCCCCGCGCCGATCACCCCGGCCGCCGCGGCCGGCATGCCGGGCTCGGCACCACCGTCGCGTCCCGAGTCGGCCGGCGCACCGATGCCGCAGCGCGTGGACGGGCCCACCAACCGGCCGGTCTCCGCGCCGCCTCCGCCGCCGCCGGGGATGACCCCGATCGCCCCCGCGCAGCGGAGCAAGGTGCCACCGGCCGAGGCCGGCGAGCCGTTCCGCCCGACGCTGACCACCGCGGCGATCAACAAGGCCCGCGCCGAGCGCCAGCGCACGGTCATCCCGCCGCGCCCCAAGACCACCCCCCAGGAGCCGCCCACCGGTGGCTTCAGCGCCACCGACCTGAGCGTCCCGGTGCCGGCACCACGTCCCGTGCAGGAGGCCGCCCCCCCGGGCTCCCGGGCCAACTGGCCGCTGGTCAACAACGGCGACCAGGACGACCGCGCCGCGGAGACGCCGGGCGGCTACCCGTACGGCGACCGGGGCGGCGACCCGCCGACCGATCCCGGCACCAGCCGGGTCACGCCGCCGTGGCTCGCCGACGACCTGCCCCAGGAGCCGCCGATGCTGCGGCTGGTGGAGCCGCCGCCGCTGGCCGACCGGGCACTGCGCGACGAGTTGGACCCGCCGACCGACCCGGGCCTGGACACCCCGTCGCTGCGGCTGGTCGACCGGCAGCCGGCCGACCGGTCCGGCCGACCGGCAGCACCCCACGCCGACCTGCCCGGCTCGCCGGAGCGCCTCGACCACTCCAGCTCGGCGCGTCTGACGCCGCGTCGTGACCTGGAGCAGCCGCCCGCGCCGAAGGAGCACCGGCCGCCGCCGGTCTCCGACGAGGGCGACGGCGACCTGCTGATCTTCGCTCAGGCGAAGTCCGCCTGGTTCGTCGGGCACGGCGACGACGCCGATCTGGACTGGTCGAGCACCGCCGACACCGGCTGGCAGGCCGCCGAGCAGGCGGCCCGCCCGGCGGTCGGCTCGGAGACCAAGGCCGGCCTGCCGAAGCGCGTCCCGCAGGCCAACCTGGTGCCGGGCTCGCCGCTGCGCGACGAGCGGCCACTGCGGATCGTGCGGAACGCGGCCAGCCTCGCCGAGAACACCACCGGCTACTTCCGCGGTTGGCGGCGCGGCCAGGAGATCGGCGGCTTCGCCGTCGGCGGCCGTCCGGGGCGGGAAGCGGCCGGTGGCTGGGACTTCAGCCGCGACACCGGGGACCGCGACGACGAGCGGGAATACGAGTACCGTTCCGCCGGCTACCGGTCCTGA
- a CDS encoding DNA primase, giving the protein MGNPKHTEVSVARQSPQRPDADEPELDETTASAAEDEVEADRPAPDRTLWEELRIDPVEIALPAGTGFTLRAYRPARELTPTDVAERDQEDPFLARRQVVEAEDDEEVVILDEEFAALSAEDDEEAGTERPKGRRRGKAETTDEAEKVEEDEDEADEDEDEADDAGDEEVPAFLSHRGRLLLFKTPESLVSFVRSGAPNDLSQLDSWSELSERVEPADIVPLDEDTYELDLVVENLRGGHDAWDPALLIEAGEIARDVAYAMRLPAVLDMLSAGSSLDDLDEALRATVNGGIGGFLGRRRLKKIGAQTASLGWRTIVGKISAVVDWRD; this is encoded by the coding sequence GTGGGCAACCCGAAGCACACGGAGGTCAGCGTGGCCCGCCAGTCGCCCCAACGGCCCGACGCCGACGAGCCCGAGCTCGACGAAACCACCGCGTCGGCCGCCGAAGACGAGGTCGAGGCCGACCGCCCGGCCCCGGACCGCACGCTCTGGGAGGAGCTGCGGATCGACCCGGTGGAGATCGCCCTGCCCGCCGGCACCGGCTTCACCCTCCGGGCGTACCGGCCGGCGCGGGAGCTGACCCCCACGGACGTCGCCGAGCGCGACCAGGAGGACCCCTTCCTGGCCCGCCGCCAGGTCGTCGAGGCCGAGGACGACGAGGAGGTGGTGATCCTCGACGAGGAGTTCGCCGCCCTCTCCGCCGAGGACGACGAGGAGGCCGGGACCGAGCGGCCGAAGGGACGCCGCCGCGGTAAGGCCGAGACGACCGACGAGGCGGAGAAGGTCGAGGAGGACGAGGACGAGGCGGACGAGGACGAGGACGAGGCGGACGACGCCGGCGACGAGGAGGTCCCGGCCTTCCTCAGCCACCGCGGCCGGCTACTGCTGTTCAAGACCCCGGAGTCGCTGGTCAGTTTCGTCCGTTCCGGCGCACCCAACGACCTGTCTCAACTGGACAGTTGGAGTGAACTGTCCGAACGGGTGGAACCGGCCGACATCGTGCCGCTGGACGAGGACACCTACGAGCTCGACCTCGTGGTGGAGAACCTCCGCGGCGGCCACGACGCGTGGGACCCCGCCCTCCTGATCGAGGCCGGCGAAATCGCTCGTGACGTGGCGTACGCGATGCGGCTACCTGCCGTACTGGACATGCTCTCCGCCGGCTCCAGCCTCGACGACCTGGACGAGGCCCTGCGCGCGACGGTCAACGGCGGGATCGGCGGTTTCCTGGGTCGGCGCCGACTGAAGAAAATCGGGGCACAAACCGCAAGTTTGGGTTGGCGCACCATTGTCGGCAAGATCTCTGCTGTGGTGGACTGGCGCGACTGA
- a CDS encoding PadR family transcriptional regulator — translation MKAQALHGHLDALLLAVLEQGALHGYAIIEALRARSGGTLDLPTGTIYPALRRLERAGYVASSWSTVNGRERRTYQLTEAGGQALAGERAGWREFSATVGRFLGTDEPPATPA, via the coding sequence ATGAAGGCGCAGGCGCTGCACGGACACCTGGACGCGCTGCTGCTGGCGGTGCTGGAGCAGGGCGCCCTGCACGGCTACGCCATCATCGAGGCGCTCCGGGCCCGCAGCGGGGGCACCCTGGATCTGCCCACCGGCACCATCTACCCGGCGCTGCGCCGGCTGGAGCGGGCCGGCTACGTGGCCAGCTCGTGGAGCACGGTCAACGGCCGGGAACGGCGCACGTACCAACTCACCGAGGCCGGCGGCCAGGCACTCGCCGGAGAGCGGGCCGGCTGGCGCGAGTTCAGCGCGACGGTGGGCCGCTTCCTCGGCACCGACGAGCCACCCGCCACGCCGGCCTGA
- a CDS encoding permease prefix domain 1-containing protein: protein MRGYQDVLVEQRLGELAGRLRGPARLKADLLTEARHALQDAVEAYREGGLPPAEAERRAVAEFGSPAQLVPGYQAELAAGALRGLALRALVVAVALMAGGDLTWRGSSWSDGPRPPAGYLVLSASLHGIWALVAGLALAGLLLGFLSARYASPRLDRWARAVGYGLTGGLAGGALGGAALFGWSVGLWEAALTWPPMIIGAVLIGAGWFALARATRYWLVSAG from the coding sequence ATGCGTGGCTACCAGGACGTGCTCGTGGAGCAGCGGCTCGGCGAGCTGGCCGGCCGGTTGCGGGGGCCGGCCCGCCTCAAGGCCGACCTGCTGACCGAGGCGCGGCACGCGTTGCAGGACGCCGTCGAGGCGTACCGGGAGGGTGGCCTGCCGCCGGCGGAGGCCGAGCGGCGGGCGGTGGCCGAGTTCGGCAGCCCGGCCCAGCTGGTCCCCGGCTACCAGGCCGAGCTGGCGGCGGGGGCGCTGCGCGGGCTGGCGCTACGGGCGCTGGTGGTGGCGGTGGCGCTGATGGCCGGCGGGGACCTGACCTGGCGCGGGTCGAGCTGGAGCGACGGGCCCCGGCCGCCGGCGGGCTACCTGGTGCTCTCCGCCTCGCTGCACGGGATCTGGGCGCTGGTCGCCGGCCTGGCGCTGGCCGGGCTGCTGCTCGGCTTCCTGTCCGCCCGGTACGCGTCACCCCGGCTCGACCGGTGGGCCCGGGCGGTGGGCTACGGCCTGACCGGTGGGTTGGCGGGCGGCGCGCTCGGCGGCGCCGCCCTGTTCGGCTGGTCGGTCGGCCTCTGGGAGGCGGCCCTGACCTGGCCGCCGATGATCATCGGCGCGGTGCTGATCGGCGCCGGTTGGTTCGCGCTCGCCCGGGCGACCCGCTACTGGCTGGTGAGCGCCGGCTGA